The Bacillus sp. F19 DNA segment AAAAGAACTAGAACATTACGGATTGATTGAGCATGCGGTTTGATCAGAATACAATCAATCTATTGAAAGCGACCATTGAAAAACACGGATGGATTGACTTGCCTGCTGAAGGCTTCAGCATGTATCCCTTTATTCAAAAAGGTGAAATTTGCCGATTTATAAAATTCGATAATAGTAACCTTAAAAAAGGGCAGATCCTTCTCTTTTATTCAAAATCAGGGAAGTTGATTGCCCACAGATTATACCGCTATGAAAAGGGGCATTACATCCTAAAAGGCGATACAAACGAATGCCTGGATGAGCCAGTATCACCTGCTCAAGTGATTGGCTGCCTGGAATCTGTTCAAAAACAGAAAGGCATGATCAGTATGTATAAGCCTTTTGCATTTCTATACAGTCAAGCAGTCGTTACATCTCCCTTCTCAGCACGGCTGTTCCGCTTCTATTTAAAAAGAAGACTCGGTAAAGCGCTATGATCAAAAAGAAATGGACCACATTCAAAAACATGTTTTTAATAGAAGATATCCGCAGGACATTCACTTTGCTTGGTCCCTATCTATTAAAGTACAAAAGTTTCTACATATCTCTTTTTTTGATTATGCTCTCACAAATTTTATTAACGATCGGTTTTGCTTGGTTCTTTGGAACAATCACAGATGCTGCCGTTCAAAATGAAACGGATAAACTAAAATGGCTGCTGCCACTGGGTCTTGGCTTACTAAGTATAAGTTTGGCAACGACGTACTCTTACACTTATTTAGAGTCCATAACAATCAATAAAGTAAAACTTGAACTCAAAAAACAAGTATTAAAGCATCTTCTACTTTTGCCCGTGAAAAAAACAGCAAACATGCGAACTGGAGATTTAATGACCCATTTTACAAACGATGTCAATTGCATCGAAGGAGTCATCGGCAGCAACCTGCTTTATCTCATTCAGCTCCCTTTAACATTTGCTGCTGTTTCTGTTTACATATTTATCATCAATTGGCAGATGGCTTTAATAGGTTTTACTGTGATCCCTCTTGCCATTATTATTGGGGCTGTTTTTGGCATCCTGCTCAGAAACAACAGCAGAAAAATGTTTACTCAAATCAGTGATATTAACAGTACACTTAATGAAATTTTCCAGGGTTTATCCGTTATTCGATCTTTTCTTTTAGAGAAAAAAATGTCTCAAAAGCAAAACAGTCAAAACCAGGAACTCTTTACATTAGAAATGAAAAATACAAAGCTCCGCGGCTTTTTTTATATTGGCGGAGAAGCCATTACTTCCATCACATATATAACTGGACTTTGCTTGGGAGCTTATTTTGTTTCTAAATCAATGATTACAGTTGGTTCGCTGCTCACCTTCGTTACTCTGATGCAGCACCTGATCTCCCCGCTTACCGGTTTAGCAGGAATTTGGGGCAGCTTCCAAAGTTCAGCATCAGCAGTTGAAAGACTATCAAACGTATTAAATGAAGAAGTTGAACTAAACCATTTTCCTGAATACGTTCCATCAAAAATTAAAGGCTCTATTCAACTGAAGAACATTACCTTCAGTTATGATCAGCAAAAAAATTCGATAGATAACATGACATTAGACATACCAGCCGGCCAAACAGTTGCGATTGTCGGTCCAAGCGGTGCAGGAAAATCAACACTCTTTCACCTTATCCAAGGCTTCTATCAGCCAGACAGCGGAACGATCATGCTGGATCACAATCCAGAAGAACACCTTCCGCCCTCTGTGGTAAGAAGTTCTTTCGCATATGTTGCGCAAGAGACCTTTCTTTTCTCTGGAACAATCAAAGATAACCTCTTGCTCGCACGGCCAAATATCTCAAATTCAGAGCTGATCACTGCAGCAAAACAAGCAAACATTCATGATTTTATCATGTCATTGCCAAATCAATATGACACACAAGTTGGAGAAAGAGGCGTCCGTCTTTCAGGAGGGCAAAAACAAAGGCTTTCTATTGCAAGAGCCATCCTAAAAAATGCACCTATTCTGTTACTAGATGAAGCAACATCCGCACTCGACAGTGAAAGTGAGCTATTAGTTAAAAATGCGCTGGAAGCTATTAAAAGTAAAACAACTTTAATTATCGCCCATCGCTTATCAACTATACAGCATGCTGATTTTATTGTAGTTATGGATGAGGGGAAAATTGTTCAGATGGGGAGACATGAGGAGCTGATTACTCAAGAAGGTCTATATAGAAAATTATCAAACCTGCAATTTAAAACAAAAGAAAAACTGCCTTCATTACAAGCAATCTCACAATAAGGGATGGATGAAAGATGATCATACACTTTTTACAATCATTATATAATCAAACAAAATTACCAGAAATAGAAAGCGATTATCAATATTTAATAGAAGACATCCATCACTTTTCAATTGAACCTCAAGTTTATTACCTATTAAAACAACATGACCGTCTTAATGAAACACCTGCTTTTTTCACTGACTACTTAAGGAAAGTAACAGATCAAATCTTGCTTCAAAACCTTTTTATTAAAGTACAAATGGAAAAGATATTAAAATTATTTGAAACTCAAAAAATAGACACCATCCCTTTAAAAGGTGTCTATTTTGCGGAAAAATACTTTGGCCATATCGCTGCAAGATCTACTTCTGATATTGACTTACTGATACATCAAAAGGACAGACAAACGGTTGATGAATTACTAAGAAATCGAGGATTCATCTATGAAGATGAGGGTCCTAAAGATCACTTTCACTGCAGCTACAGATTGTATTTGCCTGGTTCTTCCATTCCATTAAGAGTCGAAATACATTGGAACCTATTAAAAGAAAATACCTCAGATCTGGACATTATTGAGTTTTGGAATGATGCGGTTCCTATAACGGCTTATCAACATATTAAAGAACTCTCCAACCAGCATGCTTTTTATATGATTGTGCTTCATGCATGGCGTCATAATTTAGATTCATTGAGGCATTTTATTGATGTTGTACAAATGGTGAATATTTTGGATGAAAAGATTTGCTTTGAATCTCTTTTTAACCAGGCAAAGAAAGATAAAACTTTGAAAAGAGTTCAGAGAACGTTAAAAATCGTTTATAGGGTGTTTGGAGAAATAAAATATCCTGAACAACTATCTGTACAAAAGAATTACGGTAAGTGGTGGGAATATGAAAAGATTAGGGATCGGGAGTATCGGAGTTTGAGGGTTTATTTGGATTTCGTGGATTACTTATTGTTTAGTGTTGATAAAATAATATAAATAAAAGCCACTATGAAAGATTAATAGTGGCTTTTAACGTTATCATTCAACTATTAGACGTTAAAGGCTTGCATCTTTTTGATTATTTAATAATTTCCCAAAAAGATTTTTCTTATCTTTCGCCAGCTGACCAAACTCACCTTTTTGGATGACATTCCCTTGATCTAAGACAATAACCTGATCCGCGTTTCTTATTGTTGACAGTCGATGAGCTATGACAATGATTGTCATACTTCCTTTGAGCCTTTCTAATGCTCTTTGAATATTTGCCTCGTTTTCGGTATCTAAAGCACTTGTAGCTTCATCTAAAACAAGTATAGAAGGCTTCCTTAATATTGCTCTTGCAAGGACAATTCGTTGTCTCTCCCCACCTGATAGACGTATACCCCTATCTCCAACTAATGTATCTAATCCATTTGGCAGTTTTTTAACAAATTCAGCAGCTGATGAAAATTCTAATGCTCTCCATATTTCTTCATCTGCAGCTTCAGATTCAACCATTAGAAGGTTTTCTTTAATACTCGCATTGAATAAAAATGGATCTTGCGGCACGTAACTAACTGCTTTACGCATTGAAAGAAGGTTTTCACTTGTCAGAGGTGTGCCGTCAATTAAAACTTGACCTTTTTCTGGAAGATTTAAACCCATTAAAATATCAATTAATGTACTTTTTCCTGCGCCAGATCTGCCGACAAATGCAGTCATTTTATTTGCAGGAATAACAACATTTATATCTTCTAAAGCATATGAGTCAGAAGGGTTCTGAGAATAGCGAAAATATACACTTTTACATTCAATCTCTTTCTTGATTCGAATAGGAATAATTGTAAGGTTCTCATAGTCTTTGAATTCAACAGCTTTTCTGGATTCATTTTGTAGATTCTTTACAGCATGAAATGAGGGAAGCATAGTAGCAATCTGCTCTAAAGAACTTTGAATTCCTGCCACTCTTGGCCATAACCTTGAAAAGATCACAACAATCAGCATTAATTCCCCCGCCTGTGCATGAAACATGTTTACTGCAATGAAAATAAACACAGCTATAAGTATAGAAGAAGCCACTTTGTAATATAGTTGGGACATGGTCCTTAATGTGGTGTATTCAATCTGTTCATCTTGCATTCCTTCAGTTACGTTTAGAAACCAATTCATTTTGGATTTTTCAAGAGTATTACTTTTAATATCCTTAATACCATTAATTTGATCGGTAATCCCAGCAAGGTATTCTTTCCCCAGAGAATAATTTTTTTTCCCTAAAGCCAGTGACATCCTTAAAAATTTCCTGTTTAGAAAGACAATAAGAGCCCCGCAAAGCAATAAGAAAAACGTAATACTGGGAGAAAGAAAGAAGGCTAGACCGATTTGAATAACGGTAAAAATAAGAGATGCCAAAAATTGCAGCAGCGAATGAGTTCCGGCGCTAGAACGGGCAACTTCAGTTGTTAATAAATTGATTAAGTCTGATTTTCTATTTTTTATAAAAAAAGCCCAGTTTGCGTGGAGCAAAGAATGGTAAGTGTTTACTCGCAAGTGGCGAAAAAAACCATGCTGGATTTTTATGTTCTGAATCGTTATGTGACGATGTAAAAAATTTTGTAAGATCACGATAAGAACAAAATTTAATAGAATAAATGGCAGACCGAAACTGCTTGGAATACGGTCAAAAAAAGAGAAAATCTCGTTAAAAGGGGTATTCCCCACATTAAAATCGATAATGCCAGTAATGCTTATCATGGGAATAAGCAATAAAATACCTACACCATCTAATAAACTTATAAACACAGTAGCTAATAAGTTAATATATAGTCTTTTCCCAGCATAAGATTGTATTTGCTTCAGAAAATACAAGATTAGATTCAAGATTTTTGCCCCCTAAGGTATCTTGTTTCTCTTTTCGTTTTCCTCCATGCCCATAAAAAGGGGCGTAAAAGGAAATACAAAAAATGAAGCCGATTTGGCAACGGGAGTGTTTCGGCGTCTTCTGGCAAAGGATGAATGCAACTAAGTAGAAAGAGTAATTTTTGTTTTGGCGACATTAAACTAAATAAATGTTTTGCATGATATTTACAGATATCATCAGGCACAGGATCTGTATGTAAGTTAACCATTCTTTCAAAATAAAAAATTGCCTCCTGAGCGAGTCCTCTTGATTTTTTATTTTCCACCATATGTGTCATATCGGTATTAACTTCTGCATTTAACAATTCCGATGCTAAAACCAAAGCCTGTGAACCTTGATTAATGAAATGGTACTTTTTTAGCAATACCTGTATTCTATTCCAGTCTATATCCTGCCCCATCATATGCTGAATATCTGACAGCCACCTTAATCTTGACCATCCATGTCTTGCTCCGTGCGACACCAGAAACAAAAATAAGTCTTCTTTTCCTAAAAAGTAGATTGGTGAAAATGTCAGGTTACTTTTACGTCTTTCCTTCCATAGATCATCAAAATGAGGTTCAGGGCCAGGTCCTGGATTCAATCGCCAATGAACCTCAGCTTTAATTTTTTTGACTGGATGAAAATAAGTAAAATGATGATGTCTCCACTTCCAATCGCCTAGCACAGAATGTATATATTCATCTTTTTTATAACCAAGGCTTTCCAAAAGTTCTTCTGTGATTTCAAGTTTTTCAAAAGGTACAAGAAAGTCCAGATCACTAGAAGTCCGGAGAGAAATATCTCCGTATAAATCATGGGCAATTACTGGCCCTTTTAAAAAAAGAACACGTATCTGTTCTTCTGTTAATTTCATGCTCAGCTGCTCCATTTCTGCACTTAAGAAAAGCATTTTGAATGTATTATTCTTGTATTTGTCGGCCAGATATTGAATAACGTTTGATGGGATCATGTCTTCAGGAAGCTGTTTTAAGCGGGGATAAATCATTGTATAAACACGATGATGTGTACATAATTTTAAAAATAAAGTCCAATCAATCTTAGTAAACAAATACCTGCCTTTTTCGACTAAGTTTTCAACACTTTCGTCCTTTAAAAGTTCGAAAATGATCTTTAATTCTCTAGGCACCTTTGCTAAATTAAGTCTCATTCTCAAATCCTCCAATTTTCTTAGCAAATTTGCCAACAACCGTATAATTCTCCTTACCCTCTGAACCCGTGACAAAATATGGTCCACTGCGCAGCCAAGCATGAGCTACAAGCTTCCCTGACTCATCTCTTGCTGTTCCCAAATATAAAGTGCTTTCAATGTTTCGCTTCTCCAGCATTTTCATTGCTGCAATAGCTTTTACAAGACATTGGCTTTCCCAAAATGTATATTTGCTCATTATCTTAATAGCTTGAGAGACACTGGCTATCGTTTTTTTGTTAAAATTAATAGTTTCATAAGCTGTCTCTTCCATATGCTGCCCCAACGAAGGAGCTACTTTTGAAAAAGGTATACTTTTAAGATACCGACCAAGTCCTAAGTAAAAAAAAGATTCTGCCAAAAGTAATTTAGTCTTCATATCCATTGAATGAAGCAGTAATAATTTATTCAAGATCTCACTATCCCTTACTTAAAATAGATCGCACAATAAACTAAATATCTTTTTCTAATTTAATTAATTTTTCTTTATTTAAGGACTCTAAAAAAGAAAGTACCTGTTTCTGGCATTCTTCTCTTTCAACTTGATATTGTGAAAGCAAACTTTCGATTAATTGATTAAAGTTTATAGGGCTTTCTATAAGATCCCAAATTACACCGCCCATTTCACCTAGATTATAGTATTTTCCATTACTTATACTGAGCATCACTTTTTCCCCGTTCATATCACTTACGATGTTTCCTTCTCCTTGGCGTACAATAAAATTTGTCGAAGACATTAGTGCGTTAACCATACAAATTTTTCCTCCTCTTTGATAGCATTTATTATTTCTTCAGCCAGTTCATGTGAAGTGAAACGGTTAGCTGGCCTGCTAAGCTGGTATAAATTGATTTTCTCAGCCATTGCTACAGTTATATTAAAATGCCATTCCATCAAACCCATTTGAGCGATAAAGAAATTACGATATGTATGTTTGAACAAAGTTTGAAGACTGTTTAGTTTATGGATTGGGTTTAATATTATCTCTGCAGTGTCCGATTTAACTAACTCAAAAACCCCCGAAAGCTGAAGCTTCTGAGAAACAAATTGATTTTTCACTGGAACTGCGTATTTAGTTTCTCTATTAAAAATCTGTTTATAACCATTTGCATCCATTCCAAACTCATTAAGACTTTCTAACCAAAGTTTTTGCTGAGGATAAGCCGGAGTTATTAAGGGAAGTTTTTCTTCATTTAGAGTTACGGGAATAACATCATCACTGATAAGCTGATACCCCTTATTTAATAAAGAAGAAGCCAAAGTTGATTTGCCTGCTCCTGAGTCACCTATAATGGCGTATGCTTTACCGTCGATTGCTATAGCACTGCCGTGCAGGGGCAAAACTCTTCTTTGCATTAATATTGCACCCATACATGTTCCAAGCAGGTAAAGACGAATTAGATCATCATCAGCATCAGCCAAAGGAGAATAGAGAATTTCTCTTCCTTTTTGCACCAAAAAAATACCAACTGCTTGAATTTTGAACATGATAAATTCTTTTTTTATAACAAAAGATTTATTTTTATCTGATAGTTCTTTCCAGATCGAGGTCAAATCTGATATTTCTATTATTATTTGAGGTTCATTCTCTTCTATTATAATTAGAGGCAGTTCAAGCAAATCTATGTCTGACTGTATATTAAATCCAAAAGCATGGTACAGCTGTGTCTTCAAACGAACTTTATTCAAGAAAACATCCCCCGAATTTTTATTAAAATCATGTAGATAAGATTATCAGTAAGTACCCCTATACTATAAAAGTATAAGGGTACGATTTAAATTTATTAAAATAATTAACTATAATGGACTACCTCATCTTCATCAGGCTGAACTGCGTCTGGTGTTTTAATTCCTGGTCCAGCCATTGTCAAACTTACATCCAATACTTCTAGTTCTGGTGTTTGCCAAGATTTCATGTAATCACCTCCCTTCAATTTTATTTAAAAATCTATATAATATTAAACTTCGCATTAAAATTCTAAATTCATATTCAAAGATAAGCCTAGGTGTGTAGTCCATTTCAATTCTCTTAATGTATTTCGCCAATAGTTCGTTATTTACAAAAGATGAAACTTTAGGATCTTTAAGTAGTTTGTAGAGTTCATCTATAAATGCTTTCCATGAGCTTATCATTCTATGAACTCCATCAGCCCCTTGTACTCCACGGGATCTCTGATTAAGTCTTATATCTTCTGGCAATAGTCCGTTAGTAGCTCTGCGGACAAGTGCCCGATCAAGTCCACTCTGGACGAATTGTTCATCTGGAACAGATAGACAAAATTGAACTACCCTTATATCGTTTGTAGGATCGCGCTCCCATAATGAATGTCTTAATGATAATTTGGTGCCGATAGTCCCATTTAAACCCCAAAAATGTAATTGTTTAAACTGATTATTTTTTATGTGATAAGCATCAGTCGTATTAGTTCCGCTTATATCGATTTCCTGCTCTTCCAGTTTTTCAAAAACTTTAGTTCGAGATGCAAATTCAGGATTTATCCAAATAGGAAAACTTTCTTGATTTTTCGAGTTAGAAAGCCTTGCAATTTCAGGAAACGCTTTTCTACTTACAAATTTCATAATTCTTGATTTTTTCACACCTATATTTTTACTATATAGGTTCACTTCTTTATATAAGCTCGATAATTTGAATTGCCTTAACAAGCGGGCATAGTAATCTAAAGCTGGTCCAAAAGAAATTGTCCAATTGCCTCTTTGACCATTTAGAAGTAATCCAACTCCCTGACTACTTGCTTGCTCATAAATTCCTTTTAGCCAAAAAGAGTTTTCAAAAAATTTATAAGGCATCTCCAAAGTTTGCAGCCAATCATCGATTTCAGAATATGGATTAGTATCCGAAAAGCTTAAATACTTATCATTAATGTTACCTACAAAGTTAACCGTCGATTCAATTAACGGTCTCTCATTAGCCACTCTATATCTATGTGTCCAATCAACAAAGTCATCCACTGGAACGTAACTAAATGTATGTAATCTTTTCTTTTTCTCTTTCAAAGCTTTAGCTGCAAAGCTAACAACGGAGCCAGAATCTAACCCTCCGCTAAGGTGAGCACCGACACTTCGATGAGTCCGAAGTCTATCAATAACTGCTGTATTAAATACTTCTTTAAAAGCTTCTTCATATTCTCCATTAGATTTCAATTTCAATTTAACCGAATAATCAAATTTAGAATATTGTCTCAGGTATAAACGTCCATTTTCGAGTTTAATAGTATGTGAAGGCGGCAATTGCTTAATATTGTCATAAACAGTCGTGTCGGTGGAAATGGAATCCGTTGTAACAGGTATTGCAATAAATTCAGCAAGCCACTGGTCATTCAGTTTTTTACTAATATTAGAGATGGAGAAAAGAGGTTCAATAATTGTACTAAACGCAAATTTTGAACCGTCATTATAAAAATAAAGGGTTCTAGTACCAGAAAAGTCTCTTGCCCCGAAGAGCAATTGACGCTTTTCATCCCAGATCATAAAGGCAAAATCACCAACTAAATACTTGGGGGCTTCTTCTCCCCATTTTTCATATGCAAGCAATATTAACTTGCTGTCGGTAATATCTTTTCTCAAAAATTTACCCACTGCTAATCTATCAAATAGTTCCATACGATTATCAATAATGGCATCTGCAGTAATTGCCATTTTTAACTCATAATCATAGTAAGGCAGTACTTCGCCCACTGATTCAGGTGTGATCCATTGCGCGTGGCAGCCAAGAAACAAATTCTGAATAGTCCATGTCTGAACATCATCTGCGGGAAACTTTTGCAAAGTTTTCATTACATTCTTACATTCTTCAATTCTTATTGGTTCACCGTCAAAATGATAAACTCCAACTATTGCACTCATATTTCCCTCTCCTACAGATCATTTCATTAGTTAAATAACTTCTCATTAAAGAACGAATAAACTAATTGTATTCTATATTAAGAACATTACATTACTTTTTTACTAAAAGCAATAACTTTATAGCTATTTATCTGGAATAAATTTCACCTTTTTATTACAGTAATATATAAACTAATTAACAGAAACGGGCATCGATTTTAAAACAACTATCTGTTTTTTGTTTTCTACCTCATATCCATTCGGATTATTGAGTTGCCAACGCCAAGAGTCAGAACACATTTCTTCAATTCCTTTTTTTGCAACCCAATCTAACTCCTTTTGTGCTTTTGTAGGATCCGCATAACTAATTCCGATATCTCCTGGTCTCCGGTCAATTATTTTGTATGGTATATTCTTACCTATTACTTTTTCAAATGCGTGGATCATTTCCAACACACTATACCCTTTACCAGTCCCAAGATTATAGGCACTGACACCTACAGAGGATATTACCTTTTCAAGTGCTTTTATATGACCAGCTGCAAGATCAACAACATGTATAAAATCTCTTATTCCTGTTCCATCATGGGTAGAATAATCATTGCCAAAAACGTTCAGCTCTGTCCTCTTTCCTATCGCCACTTGTGTAATATAAGGAACTAAATTATTTGGAATACCATTTGGATCTTCCCCAATTAGACCACTAGGATGAGCCCCAACAGGATTAAAGTACCGCAGGAGTGTTATGCTCCATTTATTGTTTGACACATATATATCTCTTAATATCTCCTCAATCATCAATTTGGTTCTGCCATATGGATTGGTTGCTTCAAGTGGTAATTCCTCAATAAGCGGAACATGTTCTTGCGTACCGTAAACGGTTGCTGATGAACTGAATACAAGATTTCTTACTCCGAATTTTTCCATCAATTCAAATAGAATAACAGAACCTGTTATATTGTTGTGATAATAATGCAGCGGCATTTCTACTGATTCTCCTACAGCTTTAAGCCCTGCGAAATGAATTACAGCTTCAATTTGATTTTCAATAAAAACAGATTGTAATGCAGCTCTGTCTAATAAATCTAAGTAATAAAATTTAAAATCTTTTCCAGTAATTTCTTTGATCCTGTTTAGTGAACTTTTATTTGAATTAGATAAATTATCAATAATAATAATGTCATATCCTGCGTTCAACAATTCAACACATGTATGTGAGCCTATGTATCCTGCACCGCCTGTAACTAAGATTGCCATTTCTACCAACTCCAAACTAATTAGTTTATTATAAGAATTCTTAATAAAGAACATTTTATGTTTAATTTTTATTAAATGAAAATAGGTCAGAAATACTATAAGTAAATTAAGTTCTTTATAAAGAACTTAATTTAAATTATACGTTGTAACTTTTCTATATTCAACTTTATTAAATGAAAATTCTAAAAAATATATCTCTGTCTCAACCTAAAAGAAATTCCCTATTTGTAGGTCTATTTTTTTGTATTCTACTTTTCCTTAAATTTCATCAGGAGACTTAGCCTAGTAGCTAGAAATGCAAAATGTTTTAGCTATTATTAAGTTCTTGAAACCTTTTTATGTAAACTGTTAAACTCGGTACACACACTTTTCATTTAACGACCTCTAGTATTCTCCTCTTGTAACGGTAACTTCTGTCTTCCATAAAATGTGCCTAAGTGGTGAAAGGTATCTGTAACACCTTTCTACTCTTAATGTAGATCCTTGTTTTCGTAATATGAATTTAATAATTCTAAACATAGTTGTTTTGCTTAATCAAACCTTTTTATAGTACATAATATATAGTATTTAATAGAAAGTTGTGTGATATTAGAAAATGAATATTGAAGATTTGGATAATGTTGATTTAACAACCGAGCCGTTATTTAATAATAGCGTTTTAAGTTACGACAGTAGTACTGCAAAATGGGTTTCAAAAAATGTAAGTAATTTTAGTTATCTGATTGAATTAGAAAGATGGGGAATAAAAAATGATGGTACTGAAGCTGTAAATACAACTAAAGGAATCAATGACGCTTTGAATTGGGCAGCAACAAATAGTTATGGAGAAGTAATGTTTCCTAAAGGGACCTATCTAATTGATGAAACTAACCCAATCTTAATCAAAAGCTTCATGACTTTGAACCTAAATGGATCAATGCTGAAAATACAAGACAATAGCTTAGAAAAATACGATGTTGTTATTTTTGATAATGTAATATTCTCTCGTATCACTAATGGTGAAATTAAAGGGGACAGAGACACACATATATATTTAAAAGATGGTGTAGATTCCGATACTCACGAAGGTGGGATAGGAATTAAAATATATAGAGATTGTAGATTTATTTCTGTAGATAATATAAATATATATAATTTCACGGGAGATGCAATTGTATCTGGAGGGACATTCCCTTCACTTCCCTATTACCTTAGGCAATCAAGTGCTGAACTGGGTGCATATAGCATAAGTGATGGCTCTCCTATAACTGATTCAAAAAAAATAAGATTTACAACAAAAATTTTAATGAACGATCCAAATATTGTTAAGGCTGGCCATTGGGGCATATATGGTGGTGGTTACGGTAATTTAGGTATCGATGTAAGTGCAGAATTTTATGATGTTATTTTTTATAAATCAGATGATACTTTTCATTCTGCTATTGAAAAAGTTCAATTTTTTGATGAAGTTCCTAAACCAGATGGTGTTAGTTATGCTAGAGTAGTACTTTATCAAAATACCATTCCTTCCGATAGTAATAATAGTTTATGGGTAAGAGTTAACAGTCATCCTGAAAACATATTTTTGGAAAAATTAGATATACATCATTGTCGAAGACAAGGTATGAGTCTTGGTGGAAAGCATATTTATGTTAGAGACAATAAAATTCATCACATTGGTGGAGATACTTTCAATATTGGAACTGACCCACA contains these protein-coding regions:
- a CDS encoding paeninodin family lasso peptide; amino-acid sequence: MKSWQTPELEVLDVSLTMAGPGIKTPDAVQPDEDEVVHYS
- a CDS encoding asparagine synthetase B, giving the protein MSAIVGVYHFDGEPIRIEECKNVMKTLQKFPADDVQTWTIQNLFLGCHAQWITPESVGEVLPYYDYELKMAITADAIIDNRMELFDRLAVGKFLRKDITDSKLILLAYEKWGEEAPKYLVGDFAFMIWDEKRQLLFGARDFSGTRTLYFYNDGSKFAFSTIIEPLFSISNISKKLNDQWLAEFIAIPVTTDSISTDTTVYDNIKQLPPSHTIKLENGRLYLRQYSKFDYSVKLKLKSNGEYEEAFKEVFNTAVIDRLRTHRSVGAHLSGGLDSGSVVSFAAKALKEKKKRLHTFSYVPVDDFVDWTHRYRVANERPLIESTVNFVGNINDKYLSFSDTNPYSEIDDWLQTLEMPYKFFENSFWLKGIYEQASSQGVGLLLNGQRGNWTISFGPALDYYARLLRQFKLSSLYKEVNLYSKNIGVKKSRIMKFVSRKAFPEIARLSNSKNQESFPIWINPEFASRTKVFEKLEEQEIDISGTNTTDAYHIKNNQFKQLHFWGLNGTIGTKLSLRHSLWERDPTNDIRVVQFCLSVPDEQFVQSGLDRALVRRATNGLLPEDIRLNQRSRGVQGADGVHRMISSWKAFIDELYKLLKDPKVSSFVNNELLAKYIKRIEMDYTPRLIFEYEFRILMRSLILYRFLNKIEGR
- the galE gene encoding UDP-glucose 4-epimerase GalE: MAILVTGGAGYIGSHTCVELLNAGYDIIIIDNLSNSNKSSLNRIKEITGKDFKFYYLDLLDRAALQSVFIENQIEAVIHFAGLKAVGESVEMPLHYYHNNITGSVILFELMEKFGVRNLVFSSSATVYGTQEHVPLIEELPLEATNPYGRTKLMIEEILRDIYVSNNKWSITLLRYFNPVGAHPSGLIGEDPNGIPNNLVPYITQVAIGKRTELNVFGNDYSTHDGTGIRDFIHVVDLAAGHIKALEKVISSVGVSAYNLGTGKGYSVLEMIHAFEKVIGKNIPYKIIDRRPGDIGISYADPTKAQKELDWVAKKGIEEMCSDSWRWQLNNPNGYEVENKKQIVVLKSMPVSVN
- a CDS encoding aldolase, translating into MNKVRLKTQLYHAFGFNIQSDIDLLELPLIIIEENEPQIIIEISDLTSIWKELSDKNKSFVIKKEFIMFKIQAVGIFLVQKGREILYSPLADADDDLIRLYLLGTCMGAILMQRRVLPLHGSAIAIDGKAYAIIGDSGAGKSTLASSLLNKGYQLISDDVIPVTLNEEKLPLITPAYPQQKLWLESLNEFGMDANGYKQIFNRETKYAVPVKNQFVSQKLQLSGVFELVKSDTAEIILNPIHKLNSLQTLFKHTYRNFFIAQMGLMEWHFNITVAMAEKINLYQLSRPANRFTSHELAEEIINAIKEEEKFVWLTH